Proteins encoded together in one Lathamus discolor isolate bLatDis1 chromosome 3, bLatDis1.hap1, whole genome shotgun sequence window:
- the NFE2L2 gene encoding nuclear factor erythroid 2-related factor 2 isoform X2, with protein sequence MNLIDILWRQDIDLGAGREVFDFNQRQKEYELEKQKKLEKERQEQLQKEQEKALLAQLELDEETGEFVPAQPAQHVQPENTEPPVGFSQTTQSSKPEAEAFSFDDCMQLLAEAFPFIDDNEAASAEFQSLVPAQINHDQVLISSDETQPPESPVLDPVTDVENMQNIDQVWEELLSLTELQCLNIENDNLAEVSTITSPETKSTEMHSNYSYYSSLPTMRKDVDCGPEFLDSIEGPFSGILPPEDTSQLSVSSLNDMSPSNSDFCEDFYTTFIDTKENGDTAMTNTVRQSLAEILSEPIDLSDFSLCKAFNSNHSGTGPECNDSDSGISLNASSSVASPDHSVESSAYRDKTFGYSDSEMEDMDSGPGSVPQSNASMYSLQFKDQVFSSMGPSTETPSLQGTNTKKKEPPASPGHPKAPFTKDKSSSRLEAHLTRDEQRAKALQIPFPVEKIINLPVDDFNKMMSKEQFNEAQLALIRDIRRRGKNKVAAQNCRKRKLENIVGLEQDLNNLKDEKEKLLKEKGEHDKSLRQMKKQLTTLYLEVFSMLRDEDGKSYSPNEYSLQQTRDGNVFLIPKGKKSETKL encoded by the exons ATGAACTTGATTGACATCCTTTGGAGGCAAGATATAGACCTTGGGGCAGGGCGTGAAGTTTTTGACTTTAATCAACGACAGAAGGAGTATGAACTcgagaagcagaagaaacttgaaaaggaaagacaggAGCAGCTCcaaaaagagcaggagaaagcccTGCTGGCTCAGCTGGAGCTAGACGAGGAGACAGGTGAATTTGttcctgctcagccagctcaGCACGTTCAGCCAGAGAATACTGAGCCTCCAGTCGGTTTTTCACAG ACCACACAGAGTTCAAAACCAGAGGCAGAGGCCTTCTCCTTTGATGACTGCATGCAGCTCTTGGCAGAAGCATTCCCATTTATAGACGACAATGAG GCTGCTTCAGCTGAATTTCAGTCACTGGTTCCTGCTCAGATCAATCACGACCAAGTCTTGATCTCTTCTGATGAAACTCAGCCACCTGAATCGCCTGTTCTAGATCCAGTTACTGATGTGGAGAACATGCAGAACATAGACCAAGTTTGGGAAGAATTATTGTCCCTTACAGAGTTACAG TGTCTTAACATTGAAAATGATAACCTGGCTGAGGTAAGCACAATCACAAGCCCTGAAACCAAGTCAACAGAGATGCACAGCAACTACAGTTACTACAGCTCATTACCCACCATGAGGAAGGACGTTGACTGTGGTCCAGAGTTCCTGGATAGCATTGAGGGGCCCTTTTCTGGCATTTTACCACCAGAAGACACCAGCCAGCTGAGCGTGAGCTCTTTAAATGACATGTCCCCCTCAAACTCTGATTTCTGTGAGGATTTCTACACCACCTTTATCGACACAAAGGAGAACGGTGACACAGCAATGACAAACACTGTCAGGCAATCACTTGCAGAGATTCTAAGTGAACCTATTGATCTTTCTGATTTCTCACTGTGTAAAGCTTTTAACAGCAACCACTCAGGAACTGGACCAGAATGCAATGATTCTGACTCAGGTATTTCATTGAATGCAAGTTCTAGCGTAGCATCGCCTGACCACTCTGTGGAATCGTCTGCCTACAGAGATAAGACTTTTGGCTATAGTGACTCTGAAATGGAAGACATGGATAGCGGTCCTGGAAGTGTGCCGCAGAGCAATGCTAGCATGTACTCACTGCAGTTCAAGGATCAAGTGTTCTCTTCCATGGGGCCAAGCACTGAAACACCAAGCTTGCAGggtacaaacacaaaaaagaaggaACCCCCTGCCAGCCCTGGCCACCCCAAAGCTCCCTTCACAAAGGATAAATCTTCAAGCCGCCTCGAAGCTCATCTCACACGAGATGAGCAAAGGGCGAAGGCTCTGCAGATCCCTTTTCCTGTTGAAAAAATCATTAATCTCCCTGTTGATGACTTCAATAAAATGATGTCTAAGGAGCAGTTCAACGAAGCCCAGCTTGCGCTCATCCGAGATATACGCAGGAGAGGCAAGAACAAAGTGGCTGCTCAGAACTGCCgtaaaagaaaactggaaaatataGTGGGACTGGAGCAAGACTTGAATAACCTGAAGGATGAGAAAGAGAAATTGCTTAAGGAGAAAGGAGAGCACGACAAGAGCCTTCGtcaaatgaaaaagcagctgaCCACCTTATACCTTGAGGTCTTCAGCATGCTCCGTGATGAAGATGGCAAGTCGTACTCTCCTAATGAATATTCTCTGCAGCAAACCAGAGATGGCAATGTCTTCCTTATTCCTAAGGGCAAGAAGTCTGAGACTAAACtctga
- the NFE2L2 gene encoding nuclear factor erythroid 2-related factor 2 isoform X1: MEIELPPATQDMNLIDILWRQDIDLGAGREVFDFNQRQKEYELEKQKKLEKERQEQLQKEQEKALLAQLELDEETGEFVPAQPAQHVQPENTEPPVGFSQTTQSSKPEAEAFSFDDCMQLLAEAFPFIDDNEAASAEFQSLVPAQINHDQVLISSDETQPPESPVLDPVTDVENMQNIDQVWEELLSLTELQCLNIENDNLAEVSTITSPETKSTEMHSNYSYYSSLPTMRKDVDCGPEFLDSIEGPFSGILPPEDTSQLSVSSLNDMSPSNSDFCEDFYTTFIDTKENGDTAMTNTVRQSLAEILSEPIDLSDFSLCKAFNSNHSGTGPECNDSDSGISLNASSSVASPDHSVESSAYRDKTFGYSDSEMEDMDSGPGSVPQSNASMYSLQFKDQVFSSMGPSTETPSLQGTNTKKKEPPASPGHPKAPFTKDKSSSRLEAHLTRDEQRAKALQIPFPVEKIINLPVDDFNKMMSKEQFNEAQLALIRDIRRRGKNKVAAQNCRKRKLENIVGLEQDLNNLKDEKEKLLKEKGEHDKSLRQMKKQLTTLYLEVFSMLRDEDGKSYSPNEYSLQQTRDGNVFLIPKGKKSETKL; encoded by the exons ATGGAGATCGAGCTGCCGCCCGCCACCCAG GACATGAACTTGATTGACATCCTTTGGAGGCAAGATATAGACCTTGGGGCAGGGCGTGAAGTTTTTGACTTTAATCAACGACAGAAGGAGTATGAACTcgagaagcagaagaaacttgaaaaggaaagacaggAGCAGCTCcaaaaagagcaggagaaagcccTGCTGGCTCAGCTGGAGCTAGACGAGGAGACAGGTGAATTTGttcctgctcagccagctcaGCACGTTCAGCCAGAGAATACTGAGCCTCCAGTCGGTTTTTCACAG ACCACACAGAGTTCAAAACCAGAGGCAGAGGCCTTCTCCTTTGATGACTGCATGCAGCTCTTGGCAGAAGCATTCCCATTTATAGACGACAATGAG GCTGCTTCAGCTGAATTTCAGTCACTGGTTCCTGCTCAGATCAATCACGACCAAGTCTTGATCTCTTCTGATGAAACTCAGCCACCTGAATCGCCTGTTCTAGATCCAGTTACTGATGTGGAGAACATGCAGAACATAGACCAAGTTTGGGAAGAATTATTGTCCCTTACAGAGTTACAG TGTCTTAACATTGAAAATGATAACCTGGCTGAGGTAAGCACAATCACAAGCCCTGAAACCAAGTCAACAGAGATGCACAGCAACTACAGTTACTACAGCTCATTACCCACCATGAGGAAGGACGTTGACTGTGGTCCAGAGTTCCTGGATAGCATTGAGGGGCCCTTTTCTGGCATTTTACCACCAGAAGACACCAGCCAGCTGAGCGTGAGCTCTTTAAATGACATGTCCCCCTCAAACTCTGATTTCTGTGAGGATTTCTACACCACCTTTATCGACACAAAGGAGAACGGTGACACAGCAATGACAAACACTGTCAGGCAATCACTTGCAGAGATTCTAAGTGAACCTATTGATCTTTCTGATTTCTCACTGTGTAAAGCTTTTAACAGCAACCACTCAGGAACTGGACCAGAATGCAATGATTCTGACTCAGGTATTTCATTGAATGCAAGTTCTAGCGTAGCATCGCCTGACCACTCTGTGGAATCGTCTGCCTACAGAGATAAGACTTTTGGCTATAGTGACTCTGAAATGGAAGACATGGATAGCGGTCCTGGAAGTGTGCCGCAGAGCAATGCTAGCATGTACTCACTGCAGTTCAAGGATCAAGTGTTCTCTTCCATGGGGCCAAGCACTGAAACACCAAGCTTGCAGggtacaaacacaaaaaagaaggaACCCCCTGCCAGCCCTGGCCACCCCAAAGCTCCCTTCACAAAGGATAAATCTTCAAGCCGCCTCGAAGCTCATCTCACACGAGATGAGCAAAGGGCGAAGGCTCTGCAGATCCCTTTTCCTGTTGAAAAAATCATTAATCTCCCTGTTGATGACTTCAATAAAATGATGTCTAAGGAGCAGTTCAACGAAGCCCAGCTTGCGCTCATCCGAGATATACGCAGGAGAGGCAAGAACAAAGTGGCTGCTCAGAACTGCCgtaaaagaaaactggaaaatataGTGGGACTGGAGCAAGACTTGAATAACCTGAAGGATGAGAAAGAGAAATTGCTTAAGGAGAAAGGAGAGCACGACAAGAGCCTTCGtcaaatgaaaaagcagctgaCCACCTTATACCTTGAGGTCTTCAGCATGCTCCGTGATGAAGATGGCAAGTCGTACTCTCCTAATGAATATTCTCTGCAGCAAACCAGAGATGGCAATGTCTTCCTTATTCCTAAGGGCAAGAAGTCTGAGACTAAACtctga